DNA sequence from the Oreochromis niloticus isolate F11D_XX linkage group LG8, O_niloticus_UMD_NMBU, whole genome shotgun sequence genome:
TTGGCACCGTGTATTGGTCTGGGACAGTGCGGTGGTTTAGAGTCCGGAAATCCACACACATCCTTATTTTCCCATTCTTCTTCCTCACGACCACAATGGGTGAGGCATAAGGACTGCGTGACTCTGTAACAACACCAGCGTTTTTTAGCTGCGATAGATGCTGTCTCAATGCCTCCACGTCTGCAGGCGGCAGCCGACGAGACCTCTCACGAAATGGTTTGTCCTCTGTGGTTTTGATAGTGTGCTGGGTGCTCTTACTGCATCCTACATCAAACTCATGCAGAGAGAAAACCTCACTCCGTTCCATCATTTTTGTCACCAatctttctttccactccttaGGAACTGGTGAGTCTCCAAAGTTGAAAGAAGAGGAGCTCAACTTCCCAGGTGACTCAACTTCAGACTCTTCCTTTCCAGGTAGAGATGACACAACGTCGACTGGAAACAGATGAGCTATTGGCGTCCCTCTGGTCAAGGTAATTTCCCGTGCTGACATGTTTCTGACTAGAACAGTGATTCTTTTAGCCGTCACACCAGTGGAGGTCTGCAACTCTGGTCTCACCAGGAGTCCATCGGGAAACCGTGACTCATCCGCGGGGTCATCAGGTGAGTCTACAAGGATTGTCTGAGTGCTCAGCACTCCCTGAAACTTTGGTGCCCCAGTCACTTTGGCAACTCCCCCAGGCCGTATGGTGACAGGTTTGGTTTGAGTAAACCACACAGTTCCTCCCCGGTTATTGTCAGTATCAGGTGGTAGAACTGAGATCTCACTGAAAACTTTTCTGAAGACTGGGTGAATGTGCATGGATCTCACAAAGTTTTCTCCTCCCTTTTCCCTGCAGTGGCTAAGCAATCGCCTCACAGTGGGTGTGTTTGTGCCAACAAGCAGAGAAGCTTCACCTCTCACAACTGGGTCGGGACATACCAACACAAGTGCATCAATGGTCTCACTCACGCCTACGTCTGCTTCCAAAAACTCCAGCCTAAGTGACAAATAGCCATCATAAGGGTACTCGGCAGAACTAAGACCCCATATCGCCAAAGTGTCGATAGACGTCAATGGCAGGTGTGTCAAATATCTGTCGTAGAAGGATCTGTACAGCAGAGTTACTTGAGAACCAGAATCGAGTATGGCTTTAGAGTAGATGCCTTCAATCTGTACTGACACTACAGAGCTAGGGCCCACTAAGCCTGCAGGTACAGTGTCGTTCACTTTTCCATCTAAGTTGCTGCACTTGGTGGAACGTTTTACAACCACCGGGATGCCAGGCCGTTCCTCTACTGGATCCCGTGGTAGTTTCCCGatttctttgtcagtttaatgaGGCGCTTATTGACTTTGAGTAGGTTTTCTTCACCTCCACATTCTCTCTTAAAATGTCCATCCTCCCCACATCTATAGCAAAATATTCCAGGTTTATCCTCTTGATAGCCAGACCTTTGTGGGGTAGCATTTTTTTTGTAAGGTGTCTTGGCAGGGATTTCTAGTTGTGGAATCTGGGTGTCTGGATGTGATGCAACTGTAGCAGCTTTAAGACTAAGCATCTCAGCTTTCATGACACTTATCTCTTTTTTCAGCTTTGCTACTTCAGGATCGACTTCTTGTTCAGGTGCCGACTTGGAAACGGGAGTTACAGACTGCGACATTACTGGGTTCTTCATATCGTTTCTGCTTTGGAGCATATCCTCTTCCTCCCTTACTTCTTTTAGCAACTCACTGAAAGAAGGAGGTTCTCGCAGCTTGTGAGTTATACGAAGACGAAGTGCAATCATGTCTTGTTGCAGTGCTCCTCTCACAACCTGCCCCATCCGTAATCGATTCATGTCAGACAGTGCCACACCTCCTTTTCTGAAAATACAGTGCAGCAGTTTATCCAGCCTCAACAGGTAAGTAGACAGTTTTTCGCCAACATTTTGGTAAGTATGTCTAAATTTCACCAGAAGATCAGATGCACTCTCAGTTGTTCCAAAAGCTGTCTCCAAAACTTGCATGTAGTCATATGAAGTTGCAGTGGGCTTCTGCACTCTTAGGAATCTTACAATgtcagcagctggacctttcaGACTTTCCACTATCCgctgtttttttatattgtcaCCGCACTGCCACTCTTCTAGCAGATGTGTTGTCTGCTCTGCCCAGGCATCATACTCTTCCTCCCCATTGGGCGTAGGTTTCACACCAGAGAACATGCGCAGCTTACGATAGCTCTGAGAATCAACAGATGTGGTGTTACATTTATCCACTAAGGAACTGATGGCATGTATCAGAGCAGTGTTCACGTTAAGGGGTGAAGGCTGAAGTAAGCCACCAACATCAGTAAGAGTTTTACCTTCAGTCTTCAGGAATAACATTAGCTTAGATTGAAACCCGTCATTATCTGCAGGAGCAGTGAGCACATGAGCTGGCCATGGACCAGCCTCCCCAGGAAGTCCAACAACACCAGGTAAGGTTTGATTAGTCAAGTCAGTTGAAGTCTTGATCAGTACAAACTGTGTCTTAGAAGCTACGTCAAGACAACGGTCAACTATCTCGGATTTCCCAAATACTTTGACCTGACTCAAAGCTGATAGCAGAACTGCATCTGTGACATCTGGGTCCACATCACTCAAGTCAACTGCATGTCCATAAGCTAACTGCTTCTTTTTGCACCAGGCTTCAATTTCAACGGCTTCCATTTTCTTTTAGCTCAAACAGTAAGAGATCTCACAATAAATGTAACCACACTTGACAATTCCCTGTTATTAGCAATGAAAATAATTACCTTAGCAAtctcaaaaaaaaattaattcccTCTCTTTGTTGAATAAAGGAAAACCAGGTCAGTCATAACACACacatcccggacgagcccccaaaaaTGTAACACTTTTACCACCGGCTCGTGTGACAAAACCCCCCTTATGCCTTCAGGTGAAGTCTTAACCCTGGTTAAACATTCTGTGATAAAAGATACATCTCGAAAAGTAAATATCAGTCTAGGGTATCGTATGATTCTCGTGTCTAAATAGTCAGGTGGAGGCTATGGGAAATACACTTGGCCTGTAAACGCTTATGTATCTGAATACTTAAATGATAAAACACCATGCAATAAAACCAACACAAGATCTCAGGtttagaaaatgtattaaacatttgcaggaAACTCACATTCAAACCCTTTTTTTTTGAAGCAGAATgaatatagaaaataaaatagaacCCCGGGGGATAGGTTTTAGTCTTTCTTTTCTCAAACtgtctaattttatttttttgagtgcACTCTTAGTCTATTTTTGTTGGCGCGCTTTAGTTGGAGCTTTTTTTAATAACGATACCTCTGTGTATCCGTGAAGTCTTGGCCGCATCCGATGAATCACTCGCTCGTTGCGGTAGCAACCGTCTCCGCTCGCAGCAGCGAGCAACGAATCTCCGGTTCCCTCAGTAGTAGCGAATCGTCCTCCGTCAACGACTCTCTCCCGAGACGACTCTCAAAACTCCTTCTGTCCGTTCAGGCGGTATCTCCTTCAGCAAGAACCGTGGCATTAGCCTAGCTCCGGCTAGCTAACGTAACCAAACTTGCCTCGTGTTCACCCAGCACAAATGGATACGGAAAGTCCAACTCAAACGCTCCGAATAGTTACCGGAAAGTCCACAGTctattgttttgttgttgccGAACAACCTCAACATTGGCAACATACGCAGTCCTGGAGTCTTTGCTCTGTCTGCGCCATTTTTCACATTACTCCTTTTCTTCCCTCTCTTGTTCTCCAGTCTTCTCCCGGAAGTGAAAAAAACTCAAGGTCATGAACTCACGTGACGTAGCgtaagaaaataatttttaaacctCTTCTCTTTTTAAAGGCGTTCACATTCCATGAAATTATGTTTTAAAGTAACTGATTTTAAACACAACTATTTATGCATTTTAATACATCTATTTATATCAAATATTTATGCAAGTTTTAGCTTCACCATGAACTGTAATTTTATCTTTAACTTATtcccatgaaaacaaacaaataccacTGATATTTATCAGAGTATTACACATTCAGATTCGGATGATTTGGGGTCATCATGCTTgccttttatgtgtgtgtgtgtgaggtatTTGCATGTATTTGTGTAACAGCAGTGGCGAGATTTCAAACACCTGAGGTTTATGTGACTGCATTTTTGAGTCAAGGGCGCTGCTGTGGACTAGGCTACTCTCCTTGGTTCTGCTGCTGATTGAAGCACAAAGAGCATTCCTCGGCTGTGAATCAGAGGACAGAGGTCACCGACATTGCTCCAAATTAGCACTGAAACCCTCATTGAATCTTGGGCCATGTTTGCACACATATATAAAGACACATAAAGCACCACTTCAATCCCTTTGAAAAGAGACCTCCCATTTATATGAGCATTTTCATCTAACCTAGTCTAAACCATGTGCCGTCTACTCACTGTTAAGTCTGGGAATTTCCAGCAAAAGTCAAACCCAATGACTCTGCTCTACCTCCCTGTTTTTTGGGAAAAGTTAGAAGAAGAATGTAGAGGGCACTGGCTTCAGAAATACTACACCTTGTAGAGATGGTGCCTATTTCCCTGCACCACAGAGGTGCGTGCACCTGACTAAAAGCCAGCAGGCTCTCCCCATGGCTTAAGTGGAGGAGATCTAAGTCAAAACTGAATAATATTGTTTTTGGTTCATGTATGATCATGATTTAACCTCTTTGAAAAATAAACAGTggttcttcagatttcaaagaGTCTGGGTGGCTCGCGTGAAGGCTGAGGATATTCTAAGGCAATACTTTTTGAGGCAACTAAAACGATGTCTCCCAGACTTTTGATAGCCTGGAAAAAGTTTtgatagaattttttttaaaggattataTTCTGAATAAAATCCCTAACAGTTTGGATTGTAAGTATCCAAAATACACATATTAGATTTACCCTGACTCTAACGCAAACTAGGATGAAgctgatagtttattaaacaaGATTTCAGCTACTCACTTCCAAGTACTTGAATGATGACTGAGTTATGACAACATATAGTCAACAATGTgtctgaaaatatgaaaaagctgCAAACTGCAGCATAAATGAACATAAGGTCAGTTTCTGGAGGAATTTCATGCTGCACTTGTTCGTAATGTAGCATAACTGTGCACAGTTTTCTGTCTTAAAGGAAAATCAGCAGATCACCCTGTATAGATAAACCTAATTGCAAAATCTGTTTTAGTGTTGCTGTTGATTATGCATTAATTAAAAGAAGCTTCGTCACGTTGCAATATAAGTTTAACGTGTGGCTGTGCAACAGTGGCACCTGCAGGTGAAGCTGTGGAAGTGCAGAAATAAATCTGTTAAACAATTGCTGTTAAAATACAATTGGGACAACAGCTTTTGTATTTTTGCCTGTACACACTAACGTAATGGATTTCAAATCAATCAGTTATCATGTGATTGAATTGCCGTTTTCCAGCTTTAATTAAAGAGATTTTAGCATTAACCGTTAACACAACCCCTACTCAATTTTCAGGGGACTTAATAATAGGACTGTTTAATACTTGGATCAATATCCTTTGCAGTCAGTGACTGCCGACACCACCAAATGCTGTGGTTTCGCCCTCGAGATCTTGTGCTTGGAATTTACTGCAGCTGCTTTGACTTGCTGCTTTcagactttgtttttttctccagcaactgaaaaaaggtCCATCGGCTATACTGTCTTAGCTTTTTGTCCATTTACACTGGTTTGCTGTATTCGGTTCAATCTGAGCAGAGTATAGCAGTTTACATGTCAGAATGTatcctgctgcttctatcagcagtcactcAATCAATAAACATAGTTGCCATGTTCTAGTCACGTGACTATACTATCACATTGCCACCATCATGTTGTTTCTTTTCTCCAAGCTTTTCTTCCCATCATCCTAGTACAAGCAAATCTtaggtttcatctgtccaaagagttttttttctttctggggGGCTGTGCAGACTCAGACTCtgttttctggcaaagtctAATTTGACTTTCTTGTTCTGAGTGTAACCAGCGGTTTGCACCTTCTTGTAAAGCCCTTTGTCTTTCCATTCAGGAAGCTGTCTCTTCATTGTAGACTATGTCAATGATACACCTGTCTTTTTGAGCATCCTTGGTTTGGTTAGATGTTGTGAAGTAATTTCTTTAACCCAAGTTAACAATTCATGCACTTTAGTTGTCTTCTGCAGTCTTTCAGACTTTCTGCTATTGCTGAGCTCCCTAGTGAGTTCTTTCTGTTTAAGAATCTACTAGATTGCTgcactgacatttctttgggcctcaaatttaaaattacagtgaaaagctgtaaaatgcAAATTCAACACTCTGAATGAACTTCACATATTCTGTCTGTTTCTGTCTGCATGGTTGTCATGAAATAACAAGGGAAGGGGCCTCCCCTGGCTGTGAAACTTCTCATCGGGCAGTTGTCTGATTAATTTTGAGGCTCTGAGAATGAGAGACTGTTTAAAATTGGCTACAATTCCTGGACAGTCAATGCAAACTTTCTGTAAAACTCAAATATTGGTTTAGTTGGATTGGACTGTGGTGGTGGACcaaggcaaaactacaaaaatctGGCTTTTCTTCCCAAGAAATGATCAACCTAACaaagaatatatatttaattgAAGGGTTGTAACTCAAAAATGGTGTAATTGTGATTTAAAACATTAACTCATTGCTTACAATACCAGCACAGTTTAGGTGTAGATGTCTATCCTATTTTATACCCATTTCAAATCTACTATAGCAGACACCAGGATCCATCTGTCAATGAATCACCATATccatagaaaaataaaagtaaacctATCATATCACTCTCTTCACAGCTGCATCCAGCAACTGCATACTTTGCTGTgtgtcagcttcttcagcttggcAGCTGTCACCACAATAGAGAGCCCCATTCCCAAACAAAGACAAGTGCCTCTCCACAGAGGCAGGCTGGATCTAACATAGGGCACAGTCACAATAGAGGATCTTCAAACATTTGAAGGataaatgactttttaaaaacgCTGTGGTCACACAGTGACCTCGTCACTGATTTATTTTACCAACCATGAGTGTCAGAGAGTAATAGACTCTTTACAGACGAATTGATCCGGCAGTATACGTACTTGAAATGCAGAAGTTGAGCGTGTGAAGCGTAGCTGTGAAAAATGATTAAAACCAAATTGTTCAAAATCATATACAAACCACAAGTTTTGCTGAATAGTTTTTCCACCATCACCTCCAGGATAATAATGCCCAGTAAATTATGGCAAAACGTATGTTTACAATTTAATAAGGTAATGTGGCATCGTTATCAAAAGGGAGGCCAGATGGAGGATGCAGTACAGTTACCAGTCACACAAACTAAATGATCACACTCCAATACTATTGCAAGCCACCATAAACCATACTGCCCCAAGTGTGCAGACTGGCTGCCACTAGGAAACTCTGAAGAAGACAGAAGGGCCATGGTTAAAAATCATTAGGACAAAACACCAAGAGACCAGACAACAGTTTAACAgttaaaagtgtaaaataatCAGCACTTGACTGGAatttgaaagagaaaaaaagaattagACTCAGACATAGCGCAAATTTAACTACTATAAAAATATCATAGGTTTATACACATATGTGCTctacagagatgggcagtaacgcgttacttgtaacgcgttactgtaatctgattacttttttttcaagtaacgagtaatgtaagggattactattgcaaaaacggtaattagattaccgttactttcacgtaggaacgctgcgttactgcgttactaaaaccgtgattttttgcgagaacgtctcatgacagtgacgtaagcgagtgcgacgttcgtgacaacagctgtctgcagatcataatatatcgagtgcgggacagagtgtagcatgcagcgtttaaagcgtggaagtactgaccttattttgagtttgattccataaaaagtgacaaaaacattagtgtccgttgtgcgtgggaagaaaacttctttttacagcgaaaaaaaccctaaacttccaagcaagcaccgagtgtactacgacgtaatgtgaaattcacagagaaactcgcggattcttccactgaccgctgcagcacacctgcaccagggtaaacctcctccgcctaccccagtcctgctttacaggtgaaaatcgagcaacaggaccgctagtctttgattttatttattttctgctgtgttttacttgcatctatttgaaagagtgagtgtaaacacaaaaaatattttattttatgtgctggaatgtgcagaaaataggtttaaatgttaaacaaatttcttccagtcagagaatgttgcatataatttaatttttgcttgatgcataaagttaaaagattaaaactaataaaacaagttttaaaaagagacttttccatttgattacattttgtatgatgaattatgcagaaaaagtagaattgggctgaaagatctatcgctttatcacctattcaggttgtaaatcgtgtttttaaaaagtaactaagtaactaagtaactaagtaattgattacttttgaaaataagtaatcagtaaagtaacgggattactttttgggggaagtaatcagtaattagtaactgattacttttttcaagtaacttgaccaacactggtgctCTATTAATACCAGAAATTAAAGTCCACACAGCCCAGGCAGCTGTAGGTTTATGATTCCTGAATAACTGCTTTGAGATTAGTCTCTCTGTCTCAGCTATAGTAAAGCATCCAGCTTGGAAAAAATACTTTTGTTTAGCTTTTCCCTTAACCCACCAGCACCTACTGCAGCAAGTGCAAAAGCACCCAGGAGTGCCAAACCTTAAAATACAACTCACCAGGTACAATTACAGCACACATATAGCCTGGGGCACTGTGTTCAATCAGCCTCCATCAttaagtaagacaaagaggccTTATTACACCTGATGCATGACTTTTTGTACACCCACTATTCCCAGTATTTCTAAATCCCCTAGGGATGTAAGAAATTCCGTCCATTACACATAGTTTATGTTAAATGTGATTGCAACATACCATCCACTGTTACTTTGAACTTTACAAGTATTTTTTGCATATATTACCTTTCGTaataagcaaataaacaaaaacaaaacacgttttgaaaaacaaaaatcaactaTTTGCGGTACAtctactaaataaataaatataggcTAAAACATGTAAGTTTTGCTTCAGTTTTGTGTATTTAAACAAGCTAAA
Encoded proteins:
- the LOC109203245 gene encoding paraneoplastic antigen Ma1-like, with protein sequence MRPRLHGYTESYRKLRMFSGVKPTPNGEEEYDAWAEQTTHLLEEWQCGDNIKKQRIVESLKGPAADIVRFLRVQKPTATSYDYMQVLETAFGTTESASDLLVKFRHTYQNVGEKLSTYLLRLDKLLHCIFRKGGVALSDMNRLRMGQVVRGALQQDMIALRLRITHKLREPPSFSELLKEVREEEDMLQSRNDMKNPVMSQSVTPVSKSAPEQEVDPEVAKLKKEISVMKAEMLSLKAATVASHPDTQIPQLEIPAKTPYKKNATPQRSGYQEDKPGIFCYRCGEDGHFKRECGGEENLLKVNKRLIKLTKKSGNYHGIQ